The Marasmius oreades isolate 03SP1 chromosome 9, whole genome shotgun sequence sequence CTGGTTCATCAGCACCTCAGTACCAGCATTCAAGCCGCCGGCTACGCAATCGTCAAGAGTATTTTCAAAACGCTTCTTCTCTCGTACCACAGCGTTCAAGAAATCCGTTCGATCGATGTGCGGCGCCTATTCAAATGAACGTAGGGTTCGAACGAGAATCATTGATACACACCAGTTCTTTATCGAAATACACCTGGACCATGCTTTGGATAGTATCACCTATGTGAACTAGCTCGAAGAATTGTAATAATGGAGCAACGCTGGTCGTTTCCTCGTGTTCAGCGGGTTTGTAAGATGTCATTCGCGTCGTCGCCCTGATGCCGCTCGTAAGCGCATATTCGATTACGAAAAACTGTAAGACAGACTCACTCGCCAAAGCCCTTACTTAGGTGCCCTTCGGTCATAGTACTCAGCATCAAAATGAAGATCTCCTCAATAGTGTCTCTGACCCGGTGACCATAATGACCGGGATAACCTGCGAAGGTCTCAACACGTTTAAGAGCCTCTCTGTCCGCATGAATGAGCTCCAGTGCAACATCGAGGGAAAGCAGAAGGTCCATCTGGTCGAGATCATCATTGCTCCGTGCAGAACCGACCGATGTCatggtggtggaaggtgCAAGCGAAATCGCTTTGGAGCTAGATGTAACCGAAGACAGTGATGTCGTTTTTGTATGCGTCTTGGTATCATTCACATCGTCTTCGTCATCCGATTCCTGTCCAATCTCAAAGACCATATCTCCTGTTCCGCCGCGTAAGTAACCCTCCTTATCGTCGTTCGCAGTATGAGCTCCTGCACCCCATCGAATGGGATTAAGCATCGCTATCCCTTGAACAGTTCCCTCCGTCACCATTTTACCACCACTCACGATCGCGCCGCCGACCGCTCCGACTGTTCTTGGGACTATGGTCACCGGTAAAAGCAGTACGTCAGTGAAAGAAGCGAGGACATTCCGTTTGACCTGAGCGGGATTGTTTGATGCAAGGAAGCGTCCTTGTTTTTGAGCTGTAGTTCCAACTGTCTTGGACATCTAAGATAGCACAGCTCGTGAGTATGAAAGCGAACCGTCGCAACGAGGAGGGACGGACCTGTTTCTCCCACCCTTTGCATATCTTTTCTAGGGTAAGCTTCACAGTCTCTATCTCTTCGTCAAGGTATTCGTCCATGTTTTGTTCAAACATCTGATATCTAACAATATGCTTGTTAGTTGGAGTAAAGTAACCGCGAGGTCGAATCCTCACACGACATCCTCTGCCCTCGTTTGAGTAACGCTATTGTCTACTGGATCCTTGCCGTTTGCAGCAGCAGCCAACATGATCGCATCAACCACCCTCCACCCTTCCTTGAAAGTCGCCGCAACAGCCTTGAGATAAGTGTCTGTGGATATTTCGCGGGCGCGAAGGAGGAGTGAGGATATGTAATCGGCGACCTGTCATTACCCACTAAGAACGAAATTCTCCACTTCAAGTAGGTGCGTACTCACCACCTCGTTTGCGACCCGCTCAGCAAACATAATCAGCACCTGCGATTCCGGGGGAAAGACGCGAATGGCTCTTGATCCATGCTCGAGTATAGATTCCCGTACAATAGTCACGAATTCGTCCATAGCATCAAAGTCCAACTGTCCAGAGTCACTGAACAAAATGAGAGGGTGCTATGATAATGGGCGTTCGAACACTCACTTGACGTTATCGAGTGGATTGCCTTTACTCTCATAGAAAATCTCTCGCTTCTCTGCCCAAACCTTTCCCATCTCCCAATCTACTGTAAAGACCGCCTTTGCAGTCGTTGTGTCTGAAACCCAAATCAGCCAACTAGAATCTGCCGCCTCCCGCATTCCTGCTTCGTCTGATTTGCTATCACTCAAGTCAAACGCAGCAAGCAGATTGGCATCGAAACGGTCCATAGCCGAGCGTAACGAGGAATGTAAAGTGAACCATTGTCGTACGGGTTGAATTTGAGGGGATAGAAATGAAGAGAGAAGACAAAGAGTGAGAGCTTGCTGTCGTATCGACCTAGTATCAAGTGAAGATGCGAGCGAAGAGAGGATGACATGAGGAGGTTGGTTTAGAACCTTGGTGAGGGGTTTGAGAAGAATATGAGCTCGTATAAACCGGCCTTTGTAACTCTTGCTATTGTTTGTGTTGCTCAATCCTGCGTCAACGAGAAATACCGGTGCCTTTGGCGCAGCAGCGGCGAGCGCAACATCGAACCCGCTAGCACCAACAAAATCGCCCATCTCATCTACCGTTCCGGCTGCCAAATCTCCAGAAGCGAAATCGCCGAAATCATCATCGACTGCTATCGTGGGTGGTGCTGCTGCCCTGGAGGCACCTGTTCGTATCTTGTTGCGGGCATCGAGGTCATTCAGAACGCCTTGCAGCCCGTATTTCTCGACCTTGAGAGCCTTCCATCTCCTTTCCCATATCTTTTCGTCTCCGATCAGTGTAGCAGCCGCACGACATGTGCCAATGTAGCTTGGGAAATCAGGAATGGGTAGGTGGAGAAGGATAAGGAGGTGAATGTCGGTTGGAAGCTTGCCTATGAGTTTTGGTCCCCCATGTGGTGGTTTTTGGGTCGGTATTCCTCGCACAGTATTGTACAATCGTGTAGGTTGTAGGGTCGCAAACTTTTCCATTTCCCTTTCATGTCATAAGTATATCGAGGAGATAGAAAGCCGCGTACGTTTCCGAGCTCAATGTTGAGCTTCGTGGTGAAGGTGAAAATGAAACTCAGTGTAGCGCCAGGACATTACATGGTAGATGGGGTTCGATGCAACGATGAATTAAATTACTTGCAAGTGCGATTCATTGGGCTCGTCCGTGTAGTTGACGTTGAAACTAAAGAAATATAGATGTAAAACATTACAGTCGTGAAGAAATGCTGAGTGTTGGAGATATGCGACAATAAATAAATCGTGATCGTGATGCGAAAAAGTTATCGTGAACTTGCGAAAAGTTACTAATATGCCAAACtcgaaagagagagagagagacagCGAGATACAAAGGGAAATAATAGGCACAGCGGAGGGAAGGGTACTTATCCCTCCCTATTCGCGATTCCTAAAACGAGTGGAATCTTGGGGGAGAATCCCTCGTGCTATGCGTATGCTTCGATGTGGTATGAATGCGGTACAGCGGAGAGCCCTATCAAGAGCAGCAGCTCCACGAAAATGTGATTATTCTTCGGGGGTCTTGGGTCTTGTCGTTCATTAGAGTACCACGGACGAGATATGTTAGTTCGGAACATCGAGTGGTTCCTATAATGGCAGCCAAATATCGAGGTTTGGGTTTGACCCAGTTGGTCCAGGAAGGTCGTATAACGGCGCAGAGTTAAATCTTGAGTTCCCTAAAACCCCTTACATCCACTCTACCCGCGCCGTTGGCAAGCCACTCATCTGCTGGTCCTGTCTGCGCATGTTTCCCACCGGGAATGACAATTTTACCAGCGCCAGAATGCGACTTGGGCAACCCCAGCTTCTTGCGTTGCCGGCGGGTGAGTGTCCGTTCAGGTGCTTTATTTTTTATCTTGCCGTTAGCGTTTGGCGCGGATGACGGCGATTGTGAGCGATTTATGTCGGGTTCAAGGTCGTCATCGTCTGGGTCCTCGTGATCTTCATATGCTTCAGTGAAGGTAGAAATAAAACCAGAAGAGAGCTTGTGCTCTAcctctctttcctcctcCGTATCTTCATTACCTCGGTCAAGTCCAGAAGGTTCGTCCTCAACAAAGTCAGGATCCGGATCGCCATCGGCGTCAGCGTCAACATCAGCATCAGCGTCTGACCACATGGGTGGTCTGATGGTGATGTCGCTAGCGGCAAGGTCAGAGTTATTAGATCCATCCACAACTTGAACATTATCAGTCTTGCGACCGTTGTCCACACTCCGTCTCGAACCGTTCCTTTTCCCCCAGCGATCGATTCTCGACCGCTTGAATTCCGACTCAGACCCAGAACCAAACCCAGAACGACTGGGGGAGCAAGAAACACCAGGGGTAGGATCCTGAGTCGAATCTTTGCTCATTGACCTTGAATGAACACCTTCTCCGGACTTGTTGCTAGATTTATCCTTCTCCATATCCGAAATATCGTCCGAGAAGCTCTCTTCAAATGACCGCTTTGGGGATCGCTCCCCTCGCTCGGGTGAACATAGGTGTGTCAAGTGCGATAAACTGTTGGCCGGCGCTTGTATAAAGTTCTGGGGCTGGGTCTGTGATTCGGGTGATGGCTGAGGCTGAGGGGGTTGTTGTACCTGACTATAGTGCGTCTGCATGTAAGGGACAGGATAGCTAGGGCCCTGCATATGCATGTAAGGGTTGGGAGTCGGAGGGCCCGAGACTTGGACGTCTCCTGCCCGATGACCGAGGTTTGGCGCCTGTGCGCCTGAACTGGGAGAAGGGCTCGGGGAGTAAGCATACCCATACCCATAGCTATATCCTGTCGGGAAACCATACGGGTACTGTTGTAAGAGGTGACTAGGACCTGTACCACCAGAACTGCTGCCAATACTGCCAGTGCTAGCGCCTCCGTTGGGACTTGGATAGCCATACATTGCGTACGGTGGATATCCCGCTGCTGCTGCATAGCTATACATCGCAGCCATGTAAGTTTGCGCTTGAACCTGCTGTTGAGGTGGGTTCGAAAGGTTAGGGAGAGAGCCATTGGAGTGCGACATGTTCAGATTGTTATGTGGATTCGGGAGGTTGGGATACGATAGAGCCATGTTGATATTGAGGTACGGGTTTCCGCTCGAGCCGGGCGAGGTTCCCTTGCTATGCGAATGGATCCCGTTATTGAGACTATCGGACCCGGCTACTCCTAGGGCTGGAGCGGGTGAAGGTGAATGCGATGCTGGAGGAGAGGTAGCCGCCGACGGGGCTGAACCGGTTGGTAGGCCCATAGTCGTTGACGATGTGGGCTTGGTTGGGGATGCCATGGTGGCGTCCTCATTACCGTCTATGTTGACATCACCCTCCTCTGACTCCGTGTCTGAAGTTAGGGGTGAGGGCGTGGGGTATGAATCAACGTCGATGGTTTCGTGTGAGGGCGAAAGTACAGTAGGTGGTGAGGAGGCTATAGCTTTCCTCGGAGGTATTTTCAGTTTGAAACCAGTCTTTCCAGAGGTCAATGAAACAGTCGAATCAGGGGGAGGCAAGACGTCATCCACAGGTTCCGACTTCACCTCCCAAACGCTAACTTTGGAGGCTTTGGCCTCCTTGGGATCGTACCTTAGGAACCTGTCCATCGACATCGTCCCTTTGGAGGATGACAACGGCTGGGGCTTTCCTGAagctttctccttccccttggctaccttcttctcctttttCTCGCgctccttcttctctctttcaCGCTTCCTAACTTTGGCCGGAGAAAGATCCTCATTAGGTTGCTCATCAGGAATGGATGATTGCGAGGTCTGCGATCCTGCctgggagaagggagaatTGGATGTGTGtgaggacgacgacgaggcGTAGGAGGATGGGGCTGGGATCTCTTCGACATTGGGTATACCACTATGAGGACCACGAGAATTCCGAACGGAAGAGAAATGTTCCCAGTCGTGATAACTGAAACCGACAGAGTCACAGTAATAATCAGGATACCTGTAATAGGCGGGAAATAAAAATGAAATGCAAAACATACGCCACATAGATATTTGGACCACTGGTTTGAGGTTCATTCACAACCACTGTGGTGTCGTCGTCTTGCACATcctcttctgtttcttcaccttcaGTATTAAGCACTTGCTTTCGCTTTGCCTCTTCCTCCCTCTTGCGCTGCAGCTCTCGTCGCCTGTGACGTTTCTCTCGATCGTTCAGAGTCGCCTCGAGCTTTGCGCTGGATCGAGTATGTCGTGAAGGGGTATCATCAACAGCCATTGCAGATTTCGACGGTGAATCCACCGCGGACTTCTTGTCCCGCTTCTTGGGTGTCGTAGGCGACTTCGCAACATTGCTCGTAGAAGGTTCCGGAGGGTCATATTGAATGACGTAGACGAGCCCTGGCTGGATAACCTTTATGTTTCTTTGAGTCAACTGTGCGAACGCTGAGAGCTCCATGTGCCCTCCATAAACCGCGTTCTGGCGCATACCCGCGACGTAAGCCTTCAGCCCGCCACCCTTGCCTTTCCTCGCCCCTGCATCCCCAAATTCGTCCACATCGACGAAACCTTCATATCGCTCGGGATGGTCCTCGATGAAATCACAAATGTCTCGCCGTACTTGGTGATGCTTGGAGGGCGACCCGTAGTACTGATCCGACAACGCTCGAAAAAGACAGTTACCGTCACCCAAAGTAGGTGCAGCATATAATCCCAGCGAACGGAGTTGATTGTTCAGCAATTCCGTGTTTCGAGAGGGGTCAGATGTGAGGAGCTGTCCAGAAGGCTTAATAACAAAAATCAATGGAAAGTAATGAGAAGTGTACATTTGCTTTCCCGGTCGACCTAGTAGCCCTCGTTCTAAATGTCTTTGCATGTTGCTTCTTTGCAGATCCCATCTGTAGGGCTCTGCGGCGGTAGGTTTGGAGGGGAAATGGGGGGAAACAAGCTGGGAGGGGTACTTCCGGGGTCCTGCCGCGTGCGTTGGACCCCGGGTACTCTACGCTATGCAATCTCAAACAATGCAGATTCTGATTTGATTTCAGATTCTGCTCGAAAGGACAAACTCCGCACTGGCATGTTAAACCGTTGTCTATTGAATACGATACTGCGGTGAAGATACCACTATTGTGCAGTACTAGTGACGGTAGCTGACACGAGCCGACATGCATGGGCTTCCTCGTGCCATCATGCGGACGCTGCCTGTTAATTAGTGACGTTCTTTCTACAGCCcctcaatattcaatatgTATTCAACGTCTCTTTGGTTCGAAGTGTCATCCAGAATCGTTCATGGAAGATCTTCGCGACTTGGACCGAGTACGGGGAAAGTACGGCACAGCGGCCAGCTAAGCCGGCGTTCCCCGTACTGGTCACATAAAATACTTTTGGGAAACTTGCGATCGTACGTTTCAACATGGCCAGCAAACAGGTATGTTGTGGGTAgcttcttcctcgtcctaTACCTCGACTCATCGCTCGACTTCCTCGCAGCTGGGTAAATTACGCCAGGTTCGCCATTCTCCCCACAATTCCTGCTGATGCTCACCTCGAATTATTTCATGTCCTGTCATGAAGTGGGCTGGAGAAGTGATCTCGTCGAGGGAAAGGACCACATTGTCGGAAGAGTTCCAAGAGTTGGAAAAGGATATCGAGCTGCGTAGGTCGGGTAATGAAAAGTAGGTTATCACCTTCTGGTTCATGCGACTAGCAACTGAAGTAATAATCTCAAGACTGTACTTTGCCTGCGAAACGTATCACCATGCtttaaagaagaagaaagactgTCTCGCTCTGGACGATCCTGAGAAGCTCTTGCCAATCGACATCTTGGGCATCGTAATGATAACTCACGGAGAGGAGTTTGGCGATTCAGTTTTTGGTCCGTCTCTCTTGTTCTGATAATGAATCTACTCACAATTTCGGCTAGGAACAAGTCTAGTCAAACTTGGAAGAGCACACTGTAAGGTGGCTACGCTCCAGGAAGGATTTGCCCTGACATTCCGCGATACATACATGGCTACAATTGAGAAATTCGGAGACGAGATCAAGGAATATGAGCATCTGAGGAAGAAGTTGGACAGTCGACGGTATGTGGCAAACTTTCTTCTCATTCAAACGACAAATTTATGTTCTCTTAGATTAAGTTATGATGCCGCTGTATCGAAAGTTGAGAAGATGAAACACaataagaaagagaaagatcgTAGGGACGCCGAAGAAGATTTGGAGAAGGCTCAGGCACGATAGTACGGCCACCTCAGCGTTGATAACATAACTTCTAATATTGTTCTCCTCCATAGTGAGGAAACAACGGAAGACGTTCGCGCGCAAATGCACCAAATTCAAGAGTTCGAGATAGACCAGATGCGCGAGCTCACTGCTCTTCTGGATATCGAACTGGATTTCGTAGAGAAGTATGCAGAGGTTCTGCGAGATGTGAAGAACGAATGGCCTAGTATAAGGTATTTTGTTTTCGATCTCAAGTCCATCGAAACTGATGATCGTTTCCCGGCTCTTAGCTCTGTCCGCCCGGCTACCAGGACAAACGGCATCAGCCGCACTACTAGTAAGCGAAAGGAGAAGGGCCAGAAATCCAGATTGAAGCGGTCCGTATCATCTACTCGATCCGCAGGCCATTCCACAGCTGTTGAAGCATCGGCTGATGAAGATGGGGACGATCCTCAGAGCGGGGTTTCTCGTCCTTCATCTCGTCGATCTACTTTCACACATCATCGTTCAGAGTCCGTCAGCGGCAAGTCTCGCTCCCGCCCCTCTTCTAGAGCCTCTCGAAAGCGATCCGACAGTATTGCTGACGAGGAAAGGGCTGAAAAGGGGACGATGAGATTGAATATGGCTGGATTGATGGGATCGTTCTCAGGTCGTggtaagaagaaggagagggaaaAGTTTGCCAATttggatgacgacgaggaagtgAGGGTGAATGACGAACGAACAGAGACTGAAGACGGGGATCCGTCTGCGTCTCCTGTCCAGAGCCACAAATCTTTCTCTGGATGGTCCTCTTCGACCAAAGGCAGAGCGCGAACGCACAGTAAAAGCAAGTCGGACCAGGTTCCCATCTCTGATTATTCTCCAACTCTTTTGTCACGGATACAAGGTCAAATGCAAAAGCAGCCGGAGAAGGATAAGAAAGTTGTCAGGGCTTTGTACGatttttctggatcttcggaTGAACTCTCGTTCAAGGTTGGTGACGAGATTGTCGTCCTTAGCGAGACACTGGAAGGATGGTGGATGGGTGAGACCAAAGGGCGACTAGGCTTGTTCCCAGTTCCATACACTGAGCCGTTACCCACCAAACCGCCTCTACCAGTCCGACCGGACCTGGTTGGTAGGAGTGGTGGGATTGCCGCGACGAGCTTGTCAAACTCGAGCAATTCTCTCCACGACTCTGATGGATATAGAACCAGCGACATTGAAGATGGCGAAGTTTACGGTTCACGTCCTTTGGCACATCATgattcctcgttcattggagttggaggtgGTCTCCCTGATTCAGCGAGCTTTACGGAGAGTATACTCGATGATGATAACGATAACCGTTCTCAACTACTCAAACCTTCTCTTTCGCATATGTCTCGCAGAGGAACAGCTTCTACTTCTTCCTCGACGTCTTCATCACCCGCTTTACCTTTTCGACACGACAGCAGCACGACGCCAAAGAAAGctccgccgccgccgcctccCCGAAGGTCTACGGGAAATTTATTGCCGTCGGCTACACCACCGATACCACCGCGGCGACCAGGTGCACCGAGATCTCAATCGTCTTCAATATCTTTGCCACAGTCTATGCCcgcttcgtcgtcgtctgtAAGCAGTCATGATGGACATTATGATAGGTCGCCATTTGATAGTTTGACGGAGCTGTCTGGTGATGGTGGAAAGAGTAATCCGTTCTGAAGTCGTGGTTGTATTCCTCCTTGTGCAGCGCATCGTATTGGTGGTACCCCACGGTCTGTCAACTGTATTTCTCGCGGCCCCAGCCCCCCTCCGTATACATTAAGTACCCACCATATTCACTGGAATCTATCGTACGATTCGTAATCGTCTGTTTCCCTCATGTACTTTCTCCGCTATGGACTGTAATGACTGGCATTAATAACTTTGTGATTGCTTATAGGCCCTatgattattattattctctaTGTAGGTGCGAGACGTCGCGCCAATTCCTAACTTAGCACGCTTACTCTAAGCTGCTCCCTGCATTTACTTCCTGGTGTATATTATAACAAGTTAAGGTTTACATTTATTGAATCAATTGAATCTCCTATTGAAGTATAGGAAAGAGCCAACGGTGATCTGCGAATTTAGAAACTACTATCGATCCACGTATTGTAGTCACTCCCCAACACTTGCTCATGGGTGATGAGAGCAGCTTGTTGCGTTTCCATCTGTCGTTGAGAAGTATTTGCACCAGCACCAGTGTTCATGTACTCCATGAAGATGCTATCAAGTTGTATTCATTAGCCTCAATCACTCCCTACAGCCTTAGAAACAGCCCTCACGGTGTTGCGCCTTCAGCCATAGTCGTCCATCCCTTTGGATTGATCGTGTCCGGTAAGATGGATCGCTGGTACACAACCCGTGCCAACACCCTCCAAGGTCGACCAAGGTAGACTTGTCCCGTCAAGCCAGACGTAGAACTTGTTATATCCGAAGAGTCAAATACATAGTATCCGGGGTCCGTCGGGGATTCCCTTGAATTGGCGGTTATAGCACCAGGCCCATTGGAGGAAAGAATGCATTCCCCGAACCATGCCGAAGATTTGCCATAGATGAAGTCAACTGCACCTTCGATGAAAGAGTTGGAATAGTATTGATTACCACCGTCAGCAAGGAGGGTGTCCTAACGAGAGACATGGTCAATGGCGATCAATAACGGTATGAAACAGACCATTTTTTGTCGCTTGCCTGATAACCAGTGACCTGGAGTCCATAGAATCCCTGTTTGGTACCCCTGGCGGACAATGCGGTGGcttgttttccttttccataGGTGTTGGCTATGTTCACATTatagaggttgaggttgttaCTGAGCGCTCGGACGGTCGCACAGGCATCATTGCCACCGTTGTCCTGCGCGTTCAAATTGTTGGTAATCGTCACCTGGTTGGATTTGTATGATTTGTCgctagaggaagatgaaatCTTGACGTGACTCGAGATAGTGCGGACAACTTACCTAGCTGAGTATCCATAGACAGTCAATGGTCCTCCTAAGATGATTCCAATTCAAGGGCGGTACATCAGACACTATTTTTGGAGACATGCCATATTTGAAGACCACTTGTTCTTTGTAGGTGCCTGTACCGCGGTACGATCAATGAATGGAGAGCAGATTATGGAGAGTTGGATTTGAGAGTACCGGGATAAATAAAGATAGTTTTACTGGCAGTTCCCGATCCCAACGCAGCTACGGCCGCACTCACGGTACTACACACATCAACACGTCAGTTTCCCAGTGCCCCAGACAACAAAAGGATTTACGCTTCACCTATATTCTCCAGAATTTGTGCCAGACTGACGTACAACGAGAGCACCAGCGGGTGGTGAAGTCAATGCCCAAGAGAGCGAATACAAGGCCGAGAGAACAGCCCAGTGAAGGAGCCCCATGCCGCAAGGTAAA is a genomic window containing:
- a CDS encoding uncharacterized protein (BUSCO:EOG09260NXJ) encodes the protein MEKFATLQPTRLYNTVRGIPTQKPPHGGPKLIGKLPTDIHLLILLHLPIPDFPSYIGTCRAAATLIGDEKIWERRWKALKVEKYGLQGVLNDLDARNKIRTGASRAAAPPTIAVDDDFGDFASGDLAAGTVDEMGDFVGASGFDVALAAAAPKAPVFLVDAGLSNTNNSKSYKGRFIRAHILLKPLTKVLNQPPHVILSSLASSLDTRSIRQQALTLCLLSSFLSPQIQPVRQWFTLHSSLRSAMDRFDANLLAAFDLSDSKSDEAGMREAADSSWLIWVSDTTTAKAVFTVDWEMGKVWAEKREIFYESKGNPLDNVNDSGQLDFDAMDEFVTIVRESILEHGSRAIRVFPPESQVLIMFAERVANEVVADYISSLLLRAREISTDTYLKAVAATFKEGWRVVDAIMLAAAANGKDPVDNSVTQTRAEDVVYQMFEQNMDEYLDEEIETVKLTLEKICKGWEKQMSKTVGTTAQKQGRFLASNNPAQVKRNVLASFTDVLLLPVTIVPRTVGAVGGAIVSGGKMVTEGTVQGIAMLNPIRWGAGAHTANDDKEGYLRGGTGDMVFEIGQESDDEDDVNDTKTHTKTTSLSSVTSSSKAISLAPSTTMTSVGSARSNDDLDQMDLLLSLDVALELIHADREALKRVETFAGYPGHYGHRVRDTIEEIFILMLSTMTEGHLSKGFGEATTRMTSYKPAEHEETTSVAPLLQFFELVHIGDTIQSMVQVYFDKELAPHIDRTDFLNAVVREKKRFENTLDDCVAGGLNAGTEVLMNQVEHIINKFTKPREYYPPDGADQDLGPTRGCTEAIKCLEVHCKLLKGSTSREVLEVFYQEVGIRLIGILQKHIKRQIISLNGGFQVIADLNAYHAFISSLKVTSIASDFSHLKMLGHVYVVEDAKDLAQIVKDVARYGGSYRPEDIYEFIQRRSDWKKIEKTVDKTMYNLSFKEDCVIS
- a CDS encoding uncharacterized protein (MEROPS:MER0086098); amino-acid sequence: MGSAKKQHAKTFRTRATRSTGKANLLTSDPSRNTELLNNQLRSLGLYAAPTLGDGNCLFRALSDQYYGSPSKHHQVRRDICDFIEDHPERYEGFVDVDEFGDAGARKGKGGGLKAYVAGMRQNAVYGGHMELSAFAQLTQRNIKVIQPGLVYVIQYDPPEPSTSNVAKSPTTPKKRDKKSAVDSPSKSAMAVDDTPSRHTRSSAKLEATLNDREKRHRRRELQRKREEEAKRKQVLNTEGEETEEDVQDDDTTVVVNEPQTSGPNIYVAYHDWEHFSSVRNSRGPHSGIPNVEEIPAPSSYASSSSSHTSNSPFSQAGSQTSQSSIPDEQPNEDLSPAKVRKREREKKEREKKEKKVAKGKEKASGKPQPLSSSKGTMSMDRFLRYDPKEAKASKVSVWEVKSEPVDDVLPPPDSTVSLTSGKTGFKLKIPPRKAIASSPPTVLSPSHETIDVDSYPTPSPLTSDTESEEGDVNIDGNEDATMASPTKPTSSTTMGLPTGSAPSAATSPPASHSPSPAPALGVAGSDSLNNGIHSHSKGTSPGSSGNPYLNINMALSYPNLPNPHNNLNMSHSNGSLPNLSNPPQQQVQAQTYMAAMYSYAAAAGYPPYAMYGYPSPNGGASTGSIGSSSGGTGPSHLLQQYPYGFPTGYSYGYGYAYSPSPSPSSGAQAPNLGHRAGDVQVSGPPTPNPYMHMQGPSYPVPYMQTHYSQVQQPPQPQPSPESQTQPQNFIQAPANSLSHLTHLCSPERGERSPKRSFEESFSDDISDMEKDKSSNKSGEGVHSRSMSKDSTQDPTPGVSCSPSRSGFGSGSESEFKRSRIDRWGKRNGSRRSVDNGRKTDNVQVVDGSNNSDLAASDITIRPPMWSDADADVDADADGDPDPDFVEDEPSGLDRGNEDTEEEREVEHKLSSGFISTFTEAYEDHEDPDDDDLEPDINRSQSPSSAPNANGKIKNKAPERTLTRRQRKKLGLPKSHSGAGKIVIPGGKHAQTGPADEWLANGAGRVDVRGFRELKI
- a CDS encoding uncharacterized protein (CAZy:CE8) is translated as MGLLHWAVLSALYSLSWALTSPPAGALVVRQSGTNSGEYSTVSAAVAALGSGTASKTIFIYPGTYKEQVVFKYGGPLTVYGYSASDKSYKSNQVTITNNLNAQDNGGNDACATVRALSNNLNLYNVNIANTYGKGKQATALSARGTKQGFYGLQVTGYQDTLLADGGNQYYSNSFIEGAVDFIYGKSSAWFGECILSSNGPGAITANSRESPTDPGYYVFDSSDITSSTSGLTGQVYLGRPWRVLARVVYQRSILPDTINPKGWTTMAEGATPIFMEYMNTGAGANTSQRQMETQQAALITHEQVLGSDYNTWIDSSF